The Streptomyces sp. NBC_00510 genomic interval GCGGACCCGAACTTCGACCGGGCGGTGGTGCTCCTCCTCGACCACGACGAGGAGGGGTCCCTCGGTGTGGTCCTCAACCGCCCCACGCCCGTCGGGGTCGGCGACGTCCTGGAGACCTGGGCCGGTCTGGCGGGCGCGCCCCCGGTCGTCTTCCAGGGAGGGCCGGTCTCGCTGGACTCCGCGCTGGGCCTGGCCGTGGTGCCCGGTGAGCCGCGGGACGGCGAGGACGGGGAGCCGCTCGGCTGGCGCCGGGTGTACGGCGCGATCGGCCTGGTCGACCTGGAGGCGCCGCCGGAGCTCCTCGCGGCGGAGCTGGGCTCCCTGCGCATCTTCGCCGGGTACGCCGGATGGGGGCCGGGACAGCTGGAGGACGAGCTCGTCGAGGGTGCCTGGTACGTGGTGGAGTCCGAACCGGGGGACGTCTTCTCCCCGGACCCCGAGCAGCTGTGGCGCTCCGTGCTGCGCAGGCAGCGCAGCGAACTCGCGATGGTCGCGACGTATCCGGACGATCCGTCTCTGAATTAGGCTTGCGTGCCATGAGCACTCTCGAGCCCGAGCGCGGGGCGGGCACCGGCACCCTCGTTGAACCGACCCCGCAGGTGTCGAACGGCGATGGCGACCACGAGCGCTTCGCGCACTACGTTCAGAAGGACAAGATCATGGAGAGCGCGCTCTCCGGATCGCCGGTGGTCGCGCTCTGCGGCAAGGTCTGGGTGCCCGGCCGGGACCCCAAGAAGTACCCGGTCTGCCCGATGTGCAAGGAGATCTTCGAATCCATGCCCACCGGTGGCGGGGACAAGGACAAGGACAAGAGCGGCAAGTAGCGGCCGCCACGGCACCCGGCAGGTACGGCCGCGGCACGGCGGCCGTACTTCGCGCGTTCGGGGGGACATGGCGCAGGACGACGCCGTCACGGCGGACCGGGTCTTCGGGCTGTGCGAGCGGGGGCGCTTCGAGATGGCGCACTCGCTCGTCGACGACGCCTTCGTCGCCCGCAACGGCAGCTTCGGTTACCTCGTACGGGCCAGGGTCTTCGCGTACGAGCGGCGGGCCGACCGGGCCCGGGAGGCCGTCGACTGGGCGCTGGCGCACGCGGAGCGCGGCGACCCCGACCCGCCGCTGCTGGCCGGGCTCGTCCTGCTGATGCTCGGCGACGCGCACGCCGCCCTCGGGCTCGGGAGGCGGGTCGTCGCCGCCGACCCCCGCGAATGGCGTGCCCAGGTGCTGGTCGCCGACTCCTGCCGGATGCTCTCCCGTGGCCCCGAGGCGGTCGCCGCCGCCCGGCGGGCGGTCCTGATCGCGCCCCGCGAGGCCGAGGCGCAGGTCGCGCTCGCACGGGCGCTGGACCTCTCCGTCCGCCTCGCCGCCCAGGCCGAACGCCGCACCGTCGTGGCCCGGGCACTGGAGCTCGGTGCCGCGCCCGCGGACGTGGCGGGGCGGCGCCGGTGGCCGCGGCTCGTGCCCGTGCTGCTGGTGGCCGCGCTGGTGCTGTTCGCCGACCCGGAGGTGCTGGCCGGCGGGGTGGGCGTGCTGGCGGCGCTGGCGGGCGCGCTGTGGCTGCTGCAGGCCCGTCGTTCCGGCAGCACCGGCCTGGGGCGGCTGCAGACCGTACGCGCTCTGGCCCGCGCCGAGTTGAACGGGGACCCGGCCCGCGCCCGGGCCGCGGCCCTGGCTGTGGCAGCGCACCTGGCCGTGCTGCCGATCGCCGCCACCGGCCTGGCGGCGGCCTCCGCCGCCGACGGCACCCCCTGGCCGCTTCCGGCCGTCCTGGGCGTCGCGGCGGGCGCCGTCGTGGTGCTGCTGGGCGCCGCCCGCGCGGTGCGCTGGTGGTACGGCGACACCTTCCTGCAGCGCGACGTGCTGCCCAACCGGCACGTCGTCCTCCAGCTGACCGCCGTCGTCGCCCTCATCGGCACCGTCGTGGCCCTCTCCGTGGCGCAGGCGACCTCCACGGCGCTGTGGTCCGCGGTGACCGTGAGCCACCTCCTGTGGTGCGTCGTCGGCGTGCTGATCCCCGTCCTCGCCCTGAACCGGGACCGCCGGGCCGGCCGCTGACGCCCCCCGCGTCCGGCCGGCGCGGGCGGGAAATCGGCGATTGGTCTATTCCAGTTGCCGCGGGCGCGGCAGGATGGGCGCCATGGACCTCATCCCGGCGCCCGTCGAGGCGCACCGGCACGCCGACGGCGGGCACGTCGACCTGGGACCCGGCAGCACCTTGGACGCCGGCCCCGGCACGGAAGGGACCGCGCACTGGCTGCGCGCCACGGTCGGCGCCGCCACCGGGCTCCCGCTGCCGCCGCCGCCCGCGGGCACGCCCGGCACGATCACGCTCCGCCTCGACCCCGACGTGACCGGGCGCCTCGGCGCGGAGGGCCACCGCCTGACGGTGTCCGCCGAGGACGGCGTCCGCATCGCCGGCGGGGGAGCGGCGGGGGTGTTCTGGGGCGCCCAGACCGTACGGCAGTTGCTCGGGGCCGACGCCTTCCGGCGTGCGCCGCTGCCGGGGCGCGACTGGCGCCTGCCGCACTGCACGGTCGAGGACGCCCCGCGCTTCGCGTGGCGCGGCGTACTGCTGGACGTGGCACGGCACTTCATGCCCAAGGACGTCGTCCTGCGCTACGTCGACCTGCTGGCCGCGCACAAGCTGAACGTGCTGCACCTGCACCTGACCGACGACCAGGGCTGGCGGGTGGAGATCCGCCGCCACCCGCGCCTGACCGAGGTCGGTGCCTGGCGCAGCCGGACCAAGGTGGGGCTGCGGGAGTCCCCGTTGTGGGACGAACGCCCGCACGGCGGTTACTACACGCAGGACGACCTCCGCGAGATCGTGGCGTACGCGGCGGAGCGGCACGTGACGGTCGTGCCGGAGATCGACGTCCCCGGCCACTCGCAGGCCGCCATCGCCGCCTACCCGGAACTCGGCAACACCGACGTCGTGGACACCGGCGCCCTGCCGGTGCTCACCAGTTGGGGCATCAACCCGAACGTGCTGGCGCCCACCGAGGCCACCGTGCGCTTCTACGAGGACGTGCTGAGCGAGCTCCTGGAGGTCTTCCCCTCGGAGTTCGTCCACATCGGCGGCGACGAGTGCCCCAAGGACCAGTGGCGCGCCTCCGCCACCGTCCAGGCCCGCATCAAGGAGTTGGGGCTGCGCGACGAGGACGAGTTGCAGAGTTGGTTCGTCCGGCACTTCGACTCCTGGCTGAGTGCGCGCGGCCGCCGGCTGATCGGCTGGGACGAGATCTTGGAGGGCGGACTGGCCGAGGGTGCCGCCGTCTCCTCCTGGCGCGGCTACGCGGGCGGGATCGCGGCGGCCCGGGCCGGTCACGACGTCGTGATGTGCCCGGAGAGCCAGGTCTACCTGGACTGGCGGCAGTCGGACGGCGAGGACGAGCCGGTGCCGATCGCGCACGTCCGCACCCTGGAGGACGTCTACCGCTTCGAGCCCGTCCCGGACGGCCTCACCGCCGAGGAGGCCGCCCACGTCATCGGCGCGCAGGCCAACATCTGGACGGAGACGATGGATTCGGTCCGCGCGGTGGACTACATGGCCTTCCCGCGGCTCGCCGCCTTCGCCGAGACGGTCTGGAGCCGGCTGCCCGGGCCCGCCGCCCGCGACCACGAGGGCTTCGCCGCGCGAATGACCACCCACTACGGGCGACTTGACGCACTGGGGGTCGAATACCGTCCGCCGGGCGGTCCGCTGCCGTGGCAGCGGCGTCCGGGCGTCATCGGACGCCCGATCGAGGGGCCGCCCCCGATCGTGTGAGGCCTGCCACAACCCGGGGCCGGTCGACGCCGGAAATGGCAAGGTGGTCTGGCCAATCACGGCAAGGCGCGTGAAGGAGGCCATTCCCGTCGCAACCTGGAGAAAAGCGCAAACCGGACGGGGTGCCATCCGGAAGGCGGGTTCTCCTTTGCGACCCTCGCGTTGATCACCCCGGAAGATGTGCCAGAGTTGCCACGTCCGGGCTGTCAGCACGTACCGTACGGCTACCGCACCGCGGACAGCCGGGGAAGGGGCAGCTGCGTGAGCACGTACGCACGGCAGGCAGCGCGCAATGTGGCGTTGCCGACCTCGCTCGACGAGGCCGTGGCGGCCTTGGCCGCCACGCCCACAGCCGTGCCCGTCGCCGGAGGCACCGACCTCATGGCGGCCGTGAACTCCGGGCTCCTGCGCCCCGCGGGACTGGTCGGGCTCGGGCGGATCAGCGAGATCCGCGGCTGGCAGTACGCGGACGGCGCGGCGCTGCTCGGCGCCGGCCTCACCCACGCCCGCATGGGCCGCCCGGACTTCGCCGCGCTCATCCCCGCCCTGGCCGCCGCCGCCCGAGCCGCCGGACCCCCGCAGATCCGCAACGCGGGCACGCTCGGCGGCAACATCGCCGGCGCCGCCCCCACCGGCGACTCGCTGCCCGTGCTGGCCGCCCTGGAGGCGTCCGTCCTCGTCGCCGGCCCGGACGGCAACCGTGAGCTGCCGGTCAGCCATCTGCTCACCGCCATGGACCCGCTGCGGCCGGGCGAGGTCCTCGCGTACGTCCGGGTCCCGCTGCTGCACGCGCCGCAGACGTTCCTCAAGGCCACCGGCCGCACCGGACCCGGCCGCGCGATCGCGTCCGTCGCCGTCGTCCTCGACCCCGCCCGCCGGGGCGTACGCTGCGCGGTGGGAGCTGTCGCACCGGTGCCGCTGCGGCCGCTCGAGGCCGAACGCTGGGTCGCCGGGCTGATCGACTGGGACGGCGAGCGGACGCTGGCGCCGGAGGCCCTCACGGCCTTCGGCGAGTACGTCGCCGCCGCCTGCATCCCCGACCCCCTGCCGGCCCCGGACGGCACCACGGCCCCCGAACTGCCCCCCGCGGCCGTCCAGCTGCGGCGTACGGTGGCCGCACTGGCCCGCCGCGCGCTGGGGAGGGCACTGGCATGAGTGACGACGTGTACGACGACAGGACACCGGACGGGCGCATGACCGACCAGCCGCAGGCGGGGTCCCCCCAGCCGCACGGCGGGGGATTCACCCCTGGGCACGGGGTGTGGGAGCCCCTGCCCCACGGCGAGTACGACGCCGACCAGACCATGCAGGTGTCCTTCGCGGCGCAGCTGTCCATGACCGAGCCCGGAGCCGACCCGCTCGCCGCCCCGGGCCACGGCTACGCGCCCGAGCCGACCGGCATGCCGATAACGGTCGCCCCCGCGGAGGCGCCCGGAGGCCCGGCCGCCGGTGAGGACGCGGCCACCACGTGGGCGATCCCCGTCGTGCGCGAGGACGCCACCGCCGACGACTCCGGCGAGTACTCGGTGGGCGCCTTCGTGCCCACCCCCGACCCGTCGCGCCCCTGGACCGCCCCCGCCGCCCCGCACGCGCCCCCGCTGCCGCGCCCCGGCGTCGCAGCGGACGGCGGCTGGGCGCTCCCCGCGGACGCCACCGGCCAGTGGACGCTGCCCCTCACCCCGGACGGCGCCGCCGGGGAGTCCGGTGAGTACGGCTTCCCGCCCGTGTCCGCCCCCGCGCCGGACGGCGCCGCCGAGGAGTTCCGGTCCGAGCCGGTCCCCGGCGAGGACGCCGCGCACCCGCAGGAGCCCGCGGCGGACCTCGGCGCGGACCTCACCGCCGAAGAGTCCCCGGCCGCGGAGGAGGCGGCCGAGGAGCCCGGCGACGGGCCCGGCGCGGACGCGCACAGCGAGCACCCGGTGGACTCCTACGTCCTCAACGTCAACGGCACCGACCGGCCCGTCACCGACGCCTGGCTCGGCGAGTCCCTGCTGTACGTGCTGCGCGAGCGCCTCGGCCTCGCCGGCGCCAAGGACGGCTGCGAGCAGGGCGAGTGCGGCGCGTGCTCGGTCAAGGTCGACGGCCGTCTCGTCGCCTCCTGCCTCGTGCCCGCCGCGACCGCCGCGGGCAGCGACATCCGCACCGTCGAGGGGCTGTCCGCCGACGGCGGGCCCTCGGACGTCCAGCGCGCGCTGGCCGTGTGCGGGGCCGTGCAGTGCGGTTTCTGCATCCCCGGCATGGCGATGACCGTGCACGACCTGCTCGAGGGCAACCACAGCCCGACCGAGCTGGAGACCAGGCAGGCCATCAGCGGCAACCTCTGCCGCTGCTCCGGGTACCAGGGCGTCCTGGAGGCCGTGCGCCAGGTCGTGGCCGAGCGCGAGGAGACCGCGGAGGGCGCCGCGGACGACACCGCCGGCGACCCGGCCGACGGCATCCGCGTCCCGCACCCGCGCCCCTCCTCCGGAGGCCCGGCGTGAGCACCCCGGACCTCCTGACCCGGCACCACCTCCCCCCTCGCGGCAGCGAAAGGTACGCGCGATGACGGGCCCCGACGCCGCGACGGCCACCCCGGCCGTGGGCACCCCCGCGACGGTCGCGACGGGCGCCGCCGAGCAGCAGTCCACACCGACGGGCATCGGCGCGTCCCTGCCCGCCACCGACGGGATGGCCAAGGCCCAGGGGACGTACCCCTACGCCGCCGACCTGTGGGCCGAGGGCCTGCTGTGGGCGGCCGTGCTGCGCTCCCCGCACCCGCACGCCCGCATCCTGTCCATCGACACCTCCGAGGCCGTCGCGCTGCCCGGAGTGCGGGCCGTGGTGACCCACGAGGACGTGCCCGGCGACGCGATGCACGGCCGGCGGGTCGCCGACCGTCCGGTCTTCGCCAAGGACACCGTCCGGCACCACGGCGAGGCCATCGCCGCCGTGGCCGCCGACCACCCCGACACCGCCCGGCTGGCCGCCGCCGCCATCCAGGTCGAGTACGAGGTCCTGGAGCCCGTCATCGACCCCGAGCGGGCCTTCTCGGCGCCCCCGCTGCACCCCGACGGCAACCTGATCCGGCACATCCCGCTGCAGTTCGGCGACCCGGACGCGGTCGGCGAGGTCGTCGTCGAGGGCTTGTACCGGGTCGGCCGCCAGGACCCGGCCCCGGTCGGCGCCGAGGCCGGACTCGCCGTGCCCCGCCCCGACGGCGGCGTCGAACTGTACGTCGCCTCCACCGACCCGCACAGCGACCGCGACCTGGCCGCCGCCTGCTTCGGCCTGGAGCAGGACCGCGTCAAGGTCGTCGTCACCGGCGTGCCCGGTGCGATGGGCGACCGCGAGGACTCCGGCGTGCAGATCCCGCTGGGTCTGCTGGCGCTGAAGACCGGCTGCCCGGTGAAGTTCGTGGCCACCCGCGAGGAGTCCTTCCTCAGCCACAGCCACCGCCACCCCACGCTGCTGCGTTACCGCCACCACGCGGACGCCGAGGGACGGCTGGTCAAGGTCGAGGCCCAGGTGCTGCTGGACGCTGGCGCGTACGCCGACACCTCCGCCGACGCCCTGGCCGCGGCCGTCGCCTTCGCCGCCGGCCCCTACGTCGTGCCGCACGTCTTCGTCGAGGGCTGGGCGGTGCGCACCAACAACCCGCCGTCGGGCCACGTCCGGGGCGAGGGCGCGATGCAGGTCTGCGCGGCCTACGAGGGCCAGATGGACAAGCTCGCCGCCAAACTCGGCCTGGACCCGGCCGAGATCCGCATGCGCAACGTCATGGCCACCGGCGACCTGCTGCCCACCGGCCAGACGGTCACCTGCCCGGCGCCCGTCGGCGAACTGCTCAAGGCCGTGCGCGACACCGACCTGCCGCCGCTGCCCATGGACGACGACGAGTCCGAATGGCTGCTCCCCGGCGGCCTGGAGGGCGCCGGCGAGCCGGGCGCGGTGCGCCGCGGCGTGGGCTACGCGCTCGGCATGGTCCACATG includes:
- a CDS encoding DUF3039 domain-containing protein produces the protein MSTLEPERGAGTGTLVEPTPQVSNGDGDHERFAHYVQKDKIMESALSGSPVVALCGKVWVPGRDPKKYPVCPMCKEIFESMPTGGGDKDKDKSGK
- a CDS encoding YqgE/AlgH family protein, with amino-acid sequence MTEVSSLTGRLLVATPALADPNFDRAVVLLLDHDEEGSLGVVLNRPTPVGVGDVLETWAGLAGAPPVVFQGGPVSLDSALGLAVVPGEPRDGEDGEPLGWRRVYGAIGLVDLEAPPELLAAELGSLRIFAGYAGWGPGQLEDELVEGAWYVVESEPGDVFSPDPEQLWRSVLRRQRSELAMVATYPDDPSLN
- a CDS encoding molybdopterin-dependent oxidoreductase, with protein sequence MTGPDAATATPAVGTPATVATGAAEQQSTPTGIGASLPATDGMAKAQGTYPYAADLWAEGLLWAAVLRSPHPHARILSIDTSEAVALPGVRAVVTHEDVPGDAMHGRRVADRPVFAKDTVRHHGEAIAAVAADHPDTARLAAAAIQVEYEVLEPVIDPERAFSAPPLHPDGNLIRHIPLQFGDPDAVGEVVVEGLYRVGRQDPAPVGAEAGLAVPRPDGGVELYVASTDPHSDRDLAAACFGLEQDRVKVVVTGVPGAMGDREDSGVQIPLGLLALKTGCPVKFVATREESFLSHSHRHPTLLRYRHHADAEGRLVKVEAQVLLDAGAYADTSADALAAAVAFAAGPYVVPHVFVEGWAVRTNNPPSGHVRGEGAMQVCAAYEGQMDKLAAKLGLDPAEIRMRNVMATGDLLPTGQTVTCPAPVGELLKAVRDTDLPPLPMDDDESEWLLPGGLEGAGEPGAVRRGVGYALGMVHMLGAEGTDEVSTATVRVHDGAATVICAAVDTGQGFATLARQIVQEVLGVEDVRVLPSDTDQPPAGAAARGRHTWVSGGAVERAAKMVRTQLLQPLAGKFGMSPELLSIADGKITSYDGVLSTTVEEELAGKELWATAQCRPHPTEGLDDTGQGDAFVGLAFCAVRAVVDVDIELGAIRVVEMAVAQDVGRILNPAQLLARIEAGVTQGVGMALMEDLRAPRGVIKRPSLTGYSLPTALDAPAIRVVRLVEERDVLAPFGAKAASAVPVVVSPAAVASAVRAATGRPVSRLPIRPQHAVARPQG
- a CDS encoding 2Fe-2S iron-sulfur cluster-binding protein — its product is MSDDVYDDRTPDGRMTDQPQAGSPQPHGGGFTPGHGVWEPLPHGEYDADQTMQVSFAAQLSMTEPGADPLAAPGHGYAPEPTGMPITVAPAEAPGGPAAGEDAATTWAIPVVREDATADDSGEYSVGAFVPTPDPSRPWTAPAAPHAPPLPRPGVAADGGWALPADATGQWTLPLTPDGAAGESGEYGFPPVSAPAPDGAAEEFRSEPVPGEDAAHPQEPAADLGADLTAEESPAAEEAAEEPGDGPGADAHSEHPVDSYVLNVNGTDRPVTDAWLGESLLYVLRERLGLAGAKDGCEQGECGACSVKVDGRLVASCLVPAATAAGSDIRTVEGLSADGGPSDVQRALAVCGAVQCGFCIPGMAMTVHDLLEGNHSPTELETRQAISGNLCRCSGYQGVLEAVRQVVAEREETAEGAADDTAGDPADGIRVPHPRPSSGGPA
- a CDS encoding beta-N-acetylhexosaminidase, with amino-acid sequence MDLIPAPVEAHRHADGGHVDLGPGSTLDAGPGTEGTAHWLRATVGAATGLPLPPPPAGTPGTITLRLDPDVTGRLGAEGHRLTVSAEDGVRIAGGGAAGVFWGAQTVRQLLGADAFRRAPLPGRDWRLPHCTVEDAPRFAWRGVLLDVARHFMPKDVVLRYVDLLAAHKLNVLHLHLTDDQGWRVEIRRHPRLTEVGAWRSRTKVGLRESPLWDERPHGGYYTQDDLREIVAYAAERHVTVVPEIDVPGHSQAAIAAYPELGNTDVVDTGALPVLTSWGINPNVLAPTEATVRFYEDVLSELLEVFPSEFVHIGGDECPKDQWRASATVQARIKELGLRDEDELQSWFVRHFDSWLSARGRRLIGWDEILEGGLAEGAAVSSWRGYAGGIAAARAGHDVVMCPESQVYLDWRQSDGEDEPVPIAHVRTLEDVYRFEPVPDGLTAEEAAHVIGAQANIWTETMDSVRAVDYMAFPRLAAFAETVWSRLPGPAARDHEGFAARMTTHYGRLDALGVEYRPPGGPLPWQRRPGVIGRPIEGPPPIV
- a CDS encoding FAD binding domain-containing protein; amino-acid sequence: MSTYARQAARNVALPTSLDEAVAALAATPTAVPVAGGTDLMAAVNSGLLRPAGLVGLGRISEIRGWQYADGAALLGAGLTHARMGRPDFAALIPALAAAARAAGPPQIRNAGTLGGNIAGAAPTGDSLPVLAALEASVLVAGPDGNRELPVSHLLTAMDPLRPGEVLAYVRVPLLHAPQTFLKATGRTGPGRAIASVAVVLDPARRGVRCAVGAVAPVPLRPLEAERWVAGLIDWDGERTLAPEALTAFGEYVAAACIPDPLPAPDGTTAPELPPAAVQLRRTVAALARRALGRALA